One window from the genome of Diceros bicornis minor isolate mBicDic1 chromosome 1, mDicBic1.mat.cur, whole genome shotgun sequence encodes:
- the ENC1 gene encoding ectoderm-neural cortex protein 1 isoform X1, whose product MNLWSGNKMSVSVHENRKSRASSGSINIYLFHKSSYADSVLTHLNLLRQQRLFTDVLLHAGNRTFPCHRAVLAACSRYFEAMFSGGLKESQDSEVNFDNSIHPEVLELLLDYAYSSRVIINEENAESLLEAGDMLEFQDIRDACAEFLEKNLHPTNCLGMLLLSDAHQCTKLYELSWRMCLSNFQTIRKNEDFLQLPQDMVVQLLSSEELETEDERLVYESAINWISYDLKKRYCHLPELLQTVRLALLPAIYLMENVAMEELITKQRKSKEIVEEAIRCKLKILQNDGVVTSLCARPRKTGHALFLLGGQTFMCDKLYLVDQKAKEIIPKADIPSPRKEFSACAIGCKVYITGGRGSENGVSKDVWVYDTLHEEWSKAAPMLVARFGHGSAELKHCLYVVGGHTAATGCLPASPSVSLKQVEHYDPTTNKWTMVAPLREGVSNAAVVSAKLKLFAFGGTSVSHDKLPKVQCYDQCENRWTVPATCPQPWRYTAAAVLGNQIFIMGGDTEFSACSAYKFNSETYQWTKVGDVTAKRMSCHAVASGNRLYVVGGYFGIQRCKTLDCYDPTLDVWNSITTVPYSLIPTAFVSTWKHLPS is encoded by the coding sequence gagtGGAAACAAAATGTCAGTCAGCGTGCACGAGAACCGCAAGTCCAGAGCCAGCAGCGGCTCCATTAACATCTACCTGTTTCACAAGTCCTCCTATGCTGACAGCGTCCTCACTCACCTGAACCTTCTGCGCCAGCAGCGCCTCTTCACCGACGTCCTTCTCCACGCCGGAAATAGGACTTTCCCTTGTCACCGGGCAGTGCTGGCTGCGTGCAGCCGCTACTTCGAAGCCATGTTCAGTGGGGGCCTGAAAGAGAGCCAGGACAGCGAAGTCAACTTCGACAACTCCATCCACCCGGAAGTCTTGGAGCTGCTTCTCGACTACGCGTACTCCTCCCGGGTCATCATCAATGAAGAAAACGCGGAGTCGCTCCTGGAAGCTGGCGACATGCTGGAGTTTCAAGACATCCGGGATGCATGTGCAGAGTTCCTGGAAAAGAACCTGCACCCCACCAACTGCCTGGGCATGCTGCTGCTCTCCGACGCACACCAGTGCACCAAGCTGTACGAACTCTCCTGGAGGATGTGTCTCAGCAACTTCCAGACCATCAGGAAGAATGAAGATTTCCTCCAGCTGCCCCAGGACATggtcgtgcagctcctgtccagTGAAGAGCTGGAGACAGAAGACGAAAGGCTCGTGTACGAGTCTGCGATCAACTGGATCAGCTACGACCTGAAGAAACGCTACTGCCACCTCCCCGAGCTGCTGCAGACAGTGAGGCTGGCTCTCCTGCCAGCCATCTATCTCATGGAGAACGTGGCCATGGAGGAACTCATCACCAAGCAGAGAAAGAGCAAGGAGATTGTGGAAGAGGCCATCAGGTGCAAACTGAAAATCCTGCAGAACGACGGCGTGGTAACCAGCCTCTGCGCCCGGCCTCGGAAAACTGGCCACGCCCTCTTCCTCTTGGGAGGACAGACTTTCATGTGTGACAAGTTGTATCTGGTAGACCAGAAGGCCAAAGAGATCATTCCCAAGGCCGACATCCCCAGCCCAAGAAAAGAGTTCAGCGCGTGTGCGATTGGCTGCAAAGTGTACATTACCGGGGGGCGAGGCTCTGAGAACGGAGTCTCGAAAGATGTCTGGGTTTACGATACCCTGCACGAGGAGTGGTCCAAGGCTGCCCCCATGCTGGTGGCCAGGTTCGGCCATGGCTCTGCCGAACTGAAACACTGCCTGTATGTGGTCGGGGGGCATACTGCTGCGACCGGCTGCCTCCCGGCCTCCCCCTCAGTCTCCCTAAAGCAAGTAGAGCATTATGATCCCACAACCAACAAATGGACGATGGTGGCTCCCCTCCGAGAAGGCGTTAGCAATGCCGCAGTGGTGAGTGCCAAGCTCAAGCTGTTCGCTTTCGGAGGTACCAGCGTCAGTCATGACAAGCTCCCCAAGGTTCAGTGTTATGATCAGTGTGAAAACAGGTGGACGGTGCCAGCCACCTGTCCCCAGCCCTGGCGTTACACAGCGGCAGCCGTGCTGGGTAACCAGATTTTTATTATGGGGGGAGATACAGAGTTCTCCGCCTGCTCTGCTTATAAATTCAACAGTGAGACTTACCAGTGGACCAAGGTGGGAGACGTGACGGCAAAACGCATGAGCTGCCACGCTGTGGCCTCCGGAAACAGACTCTACGTGGTTGGAGGGTACTTTGGCATTCAGCGGTGCAAAACTTTGGACTGCTATGATCCAACGTTGGATGTGTGGAACAGCATCACCACCGTCCCGTACTCGCTGATCCCCACGGCATTTGTCAGCACCTGGAAACATCTGCCTTCTTAA
- the ENC1 gene encoding ectoderm-neural cortex protein 1 isoform X2 yields MSVSVHENRKSRASSGSINIYLFHKSSYADSVLTHLNLLRQQRLFTDVLLHAGNRTFPCHRAVLAACSRYFEAMFSGGLKESQDSEVNFDNSIHPEVLELLLDYAYSSRVIINEENAESLLEAGDMLEFQDIRDACAEFLEKNLHPTNCLGMLLLSDAHQCTKLYELSWRMCLSNFQTIRKNEDFLQLPQDMVVQLLSSEELETEDERLVYESAINWISYDLKKRYCHLPELLQTVRLALLPAIYLMENVAMEELITKQRKSKEIVEEAIRCKLKILQNDGVVTSLCARPRKTGHALFLLGGQTFMCDKLYLVDQKAKEIIPKADIPSPRKEFSACAIGCKVYITGGRGSENGVSKDVWVYDTLHEEWSKAAPMLVARFGHGSAELKHCLYVVGGHTAATGCLPASPSVSLKQVEHYDPTTNKWTMVAPLREGVSNAAVVSAKLKLFAFGGTSVSHDKLPKVQCYDQCENRWTVPATCPQPWRYTAAAVLGNQIFIMGGDTEFSACSAYKFNSETYQWTKVGDVTAKRMSCHAVASGNRLYVVGGYFGIQRCKTLDCYDPTLDVWNSITTVPYSLIPTAFVSTWKHLPS; encoded by the coding sequence ATGTCAGTCAGCGTGCACGAGAACCGCAAGTCCAGAGCCAGCAGCGGCTCCATTAACATCTACCTGTTTCACAAGTCCTCCTATGCTGACAGCGTCCTCACTCACCTGAACCTTCTGCGCCAGCAGCGCCTCTTCACCGACGTCCTTCTCCACGCCGGAAATAGGACTTTCCCTTGTCACCGGGCAGTGCTGGCTGCGTGCAGCCGCTACTTCGAAGCCATGTTCAGTGGGGGCCTGAAAGAGAGCCAGGACAGCGAAGTCAACTTCGACAACTCCATCCACCCGGAAGTCTTGGAGCTGCTTCTCGACTACGCGTACTCCTCCCGGGTCATCATCAATGAAGAAAACGCGGAGTCGCTCCTGGAAGCTGGCGACATGCTGGAGTTTCAAGACATCCGGGATGCATGTGCAGAGTTCCTGGAAAAGAACCTGCACCCCACCAACTGCCTGGGCATGCTGCTGCTCTCCGACGCACACCAGTGCACCAAGCTGTACGAACTCTCCTGGAGGATGTGTCTCAGCAACTTCCAGACCATCAGGAAGAATGAAGATTTCCTCCAGCTGCCCCAGGACATggtcgtgcagctcctgtccagTGAAGAGCTGGAGACAGAAGACGAAAGGCTCGTGTACGAGTCTGCGATCAACTGGATCAGCTACGACCTGAAGAAACGCTACTGCCACCTCCCCGAGCTGCTGCAGACAGTGAGGCTGGCTCTCCTGCCAGCCATCTATCTCATGGAGAACGTGGCCATGGAGGAACTCATCACCAAGCAGAGAAAGAGCAAGGAGATTGTGGAAGAGGCCATCAGGTGCAAACTGAAAATCCTGCAGAACGACGGCGTGGTAACCAGCCTCTGCGCCCGGCCTCGGAAAACTGGCCACGCCCTCTTCCTCTTGGGAGGACAGACTTTCATGTGTGACAAGTTGTATCTGGTAGACCAGAAGGCCAAAGAGATCATTCCCAAGGCCGACATCCCCAGCCCAAGAAAAGAGTTCAGCGCGTGTGCGATTGGCTGCAAAGTGTACATTACCGGGGGGCGAGGCTCTGAGAACGGAGTCTCGAAAGATGTCTGGGTTTACGATACCCTGCACGAGGAGTGGTCCAAGGCTGCCCCCATGCTGGTGGCCAGGTTCGGCCATGGCTCTGCCGAACTGAAACACTGCCTGTATGTGGTCGGGGGGCATACTGCTGCGACCGGCTGCCTCCCGGCCTCCCCCTCAGTCTCCCTAAAGCAAGTAGAGCATTATGATCCCACAACCAACAAATGGACGATGGTGGCTCCCCTCCGAGAAGGCGTTAGCAATGCCGCAGTGGTGAGTGCCAAGCTCAAGCTGTTCGCTTTCGGAGGTACCAGCGTCAGTCATGACAAGCTCCCCAAGGTTCAGTGTTATGATCAGTGTGAAAACAGGTGGACGGTGCCAGCCACCTGTCCCCAGCCCTGGCGTTACACAGCGGCAGCCGTGCTGGGTAACCAGATTTTTATTATGGGGGGAGATACAGAGTTCTCCGCCTGCTCTGCTTATAAATTCAACAGTGAGACTTACCAGTGGACCAAGGTGGGAGACGTGACGGCAAAACGCATGAGCTGCCACGCTGTGGCCTCCGGAAACAGACTCTACGTGGTTGGAGGGTACTTTGGCATTCAGCGGTGCAAAACTTTGGACTGCTATGATCCAACGTTGGATGTGTGGAACAGCATCACCACCGTCCCGTACTCGCTGATCCCCACGGCATTTGTCAGCACCTGGAAACATCTGCCTTCTTAA